In Micromonospora inyonensis, the genomic window AACGGGTGGTTCGGCAGCTACGTCGACCGCAGCCTGACCGACTACACGTACCTGGTGTTGCGGATCCGGGGAGAGCGCGGCGGCGAGGAGTCCGACATCCGCCTCACCCTCGGCGGCGTTGGGTCCCGATTGACCGGTCTCGTCCTCGCCGGCGACAATCGGACCATCACCACCGGCTACCAGGACCTGCGCATTCCGCTGGCGGCAAACCGCTTCGACCGCGCCACCCCAGGTGAGCTCCAACTTGACTTCTGGTACGACGCCAGCAGCACAGTGCACATCGAGGAAATTCGCTTTGAATAGAACACAGGCAGCCACGGCCAGGACACGACGCCTCTACCTCACCGGGATCGGCGTCGTGGTACTGGCCGCCGTCCTCGGCCCGGTCGCAGCCATCTCGCTGACCTCGACTCCCGGGCAGCCGGCACCGACGGGCCGGGCCAGCTTCCCGTCCGCGTCGACCCCGTCGACCCCGCCGTCCGTACCCATGTCCTCGCCTACCGGGACCGAACCCCCCGCTACGACGCCAACGACCGCACCACCGTCACCGCCTCCCCGACCCGTGGGCGCGACGGGCTCGGTACGGTGCCCCGACTGCTGGCGTCCCCCGCTGCAGGTCAGCTGGAACTGGGTCATCGAGGGCGTGCCCAAGCCTCCCTTCCGGGACGTCGACATCTACGACATCGACGGTTTTGAGGCGTCCTCGGCGGACGTCGCCGCCCTCCACAAGGCCGGAATTCGGGTGGTCTGCTACATCAGCGTGGGCTCCTACGAGGACTGGCGCCCCGACGCGGGCCAGTTCCCGGCGAGCCTCCTCGGCCAGAACCTCGACGGTTGGGCCGGCGAACGGTGGCTCGACGTCCGCGACATCAGTCCCACGAGCCCGCTGGCCCGCATCATGACGGCGCGGATCGACATGTGCCGGGCGAAGGGGTTCGACGCTGTCGAGTTCGACAACATGGACGGCTACGTCAACCGGACGGGGTTCCCGCTCACCGCCGCCGATCAACTCGCGTACAACCGGTTCCTCGCCAACACGGCCCACGCCCGTGGCCTCAGCACGGTGCTGAAGAACGACCTCGACCAGATTGACGATCTCGTCGACTACTACGACATGGCGCTCAACGAGGAATGCAGCCGGTACGACGAGTGCGGCGAATACCAGCCGTTCATCGCTGCGGGCAAGCCGGTCCTCCACGCGGAATACGGCTCCTCGACCGCCTTCTGCCGGGCTGACAACGCGGCCAACATCAACGGCGTGCTCTTCTCCCTCGATCTGGACGACTCCGTCTATCGCCCGTGCCGCTGAACCGCGTCATCGAGGTGCCAAGCGGGTCCATCGAAATCCGGACGCTCTGTCGTCCCGCCGTTACCCGGTCCAGCCGCGATCGCCCGCCACGGTAACGGTACGTGGTCGCCCGGTGATGCCGAACCCCGCGCCGAGCAGGGTCACGTCCTCGGCCTCACGGAACCAGCCCAGCACCAGCAGCGTCCGGGCAGACGCAGGTCAACTCATGGGTGCCGCGCGGTGTCCCCTTGGCTCGACGTGCCCCGGCAAGTAGCCGAACGAGGTACCGCAGAGGTTCCCTCGGGACGTCGACCATGGCACGATGTGTGATCACGTGGGCCCCACCACCTGGGTGAACCTGTGGTGAGAACCATCTGACGAGGGCCAACCTCCACGTCCGATGCTGTCGGTGTGAGTGCCTTCATCCGTGTCGCACCAATCACACATCTGCGCCGCTGAGATCAGCTCAGTTGCAGTCGATCCAGCGCGTCCAACCTCCAAAATCCCCAGGTTCGCCGAATACCTGCCCCAGGGAGGCCGTCATTTTCCGGGTCGCCGAAGCCATGCGCAAATTCTCCGGCCGCATCAAGGGTTTCGGGCGGCCCTTTACCGGGCCGCCCCGCTCCCTGACCCGATTATTGGAGGTGGAGCTACCGCCGCCCGTACCGAGGATCCGGCGGATCCTCAAGAACCCCCGCGTCATGCCCTACCACCGCCTGATCGTGCTGGTCGTGGCGGCTAACGTGGCGGTGGGCTGGTACGCCGTGGCATCGGGCGGCTGGTGGGCCGGTCAGGCTACGGCCCTGACATCGATAGAAACCGTCGCCCTGGCGAACGTGACGCTGGCCGTCGTCGTCCGCCAGCAGTGGCTCGTCAACGCGCTGTTCTGGCTGGCCACCCGCGCACCCACGACCTGGCCGTTGCCGGTCCGCTGGGCGCTGGCGAAGATCTATCACTTCGGCGGACTGCACGTCGGCGCGGCCGTGTCAGGAACGACGTGGTATCTGGTCTTCGTCGTATCGCTGATGTACGACCACCTGCGCCAGCGGGGACACGTGCCGGTCCCCAACCTCGTCGTCTCCGGCGCGCTGGTGACGCTCTTCGTGGTCATGAGCATCCTGGCCGTGCCACCGTTGCGAGTCAGGGCGCACGACACTTTCGAGGTAACGCACCGGTTCTGTGGTTGGGCTGCGCTGGCGCTCGCCTGGATCAACACCGTGCTGTCCGTCACCACCCAGCACGGCGGCGCGTACGCGCTGCTG contains:
- a CDS encoding endo alpha-1,4 polygalactosaminidase; translated protein: MSSPTGTEPPATTPTTAPPSPPPRPVGATGSVRCPDCWRPPLQVSWNWVIEGVPKPPFRDVDIYDIDGFEASSADVAALHKAGIRVVCYISVGSYEDWRPDAGQFPASLLGQNLDGWAGERWLDVRDISPTSPLARIMTARIDMCRAKGFDAVEFDNMDGYVNRTGFPLTAADQLAYNRFLANTAHARGLSTVLKNDLDQIDDLVDYYDMALNEECSRYDECGEYQPFIAAGKPVLHAEYGSSTAFCRADNAANINGVLFSLDLDDSVYRPCR